Part of the Sphingobium lignivorans genome is shown below.
GATTTCGCGGCGGCGGCGGCCTGGTCGCCCGCGCCGGACAAGCCGCCCTTCTTCCTCGACTTCGGCACGAAGGATGGTGTCGTGCAGCCCGGCGTACTCGCGCAATGGGCCGCGAACGCGCCTCATGCGATGGTGCCGCAATATCTGCCTGCGCTGCGCAGCATGAAAGCGATCGCCATGGACGTGGGCGACAAGGATTTCCTGCTCGTCGACAACCAGGAAATGACGCGGCTCCTCACGCGCTTCGGCGTGCCGCACAGCTACAGCATCTACGACGGCGACCATGGCAATCGCGTCGCGGAGCGGTTCCGCGCGTTCGTGCTGCCGTTCTTCGCGGAGCATCTCGCCACGCAATAAGGGGGTGGCGCGGGCGCCGGGCTATTTGCCCAGTGCCCGCGCCAGCATATCGCGATCGAGCTCGCCTTCCCATTTGGCGACCACGATCGTCGCCACGGCGTTGCCGATGAAATTGGTGAGCGCGCGGCATTCGCTCATGAACCGGTCTATGCCGAGGATCAGTGCCATGCCCGCAATGGGGACGCTCGGCACCACCGCCAGCGTGGCGGCAAGCGTGATGAAGCCCGCGCCCGTCACGCCCGCCGCGCCCTTGCTGGAAATCACCGCGACCGTCAGCAGTGCGATCTGCTCGCCAAGCGACAGGTCCACGCCGCAGGCCTGCGCGATGAACAGCGCCGCCAGCGTCATGTAGATGTTCGTGCCGTCGAGATTGAAGCTGTAGCCCAGCGGCACGACGAGGCCGACGATGCCCGGCGCGCAGCCGGCCGATTCGAGCCGGGCGATGAGCGGCGGCAGCGCCGCTTCCGAGGACGAGGTACCCAGCACCAGCAGCAGTTCGCTGCGGAGATAGGCAATGAGGCGCAGGATGGAGAAGCCGTTGGCCCGGGCGATGGCGCCCAGCACCAGCAGCACGAACAGCGCCGATGTGAGGTAGAAGGCCGCGACGAGCCCCACCAGATTGCCGAGCACGCCAAGGCCATAATGCCCGATGGTATAGGCCATGGCGGCGAAGGCACCGACCGGGGCAAGCCGCATGAGCAGCGCGACGAGCCGGAAGACGATCACCGCCAGACGGTCGACGAGGTCGACCACCGGCTCGGCTGGCTCCCCGACCAGCGCGATGGTGATGCCGAACAGGACCGCGACGAACAGCACCTGCAGGATCGATCCCTCGGTAAGGGCGGAGAGCGGCGTGGTGGGAATGATGTCCAGCAGGAAGGCGGACAGGCTGCTGTGCGCGGCCGCGCCGACATAGCCGGACACCGCCTCGCTATCGAGCGTACGCGGATCGATGTTGAGGCCGGCGCCGGGCTGCGCGACATTCGCGACGACGAGGCCGACCACCAGCGCCAGCGTCGACACCACGATAAAATAGCCGAAGGCGCGGGCTGCGACACGGCCGAGCTCGCCCAGCGCACGCATGTGGGCGATGCCGCTCACCAGCGTGAGGAAGATGACCGGCGCGATCACCATCTTGATGAGCTTGATGAAGCCGTCGGCCAGCGGCTTCATCGCGCTGCCCCATTCCGGCCGCAACGTGCCGAGCAGCACGCCCGCGACGATGGCGATCAGCACCTGCACATAAAGCTGGCGCGACCAGGCGAACCGCCGCCCTGGCGCGCCGCTCCTTTTCATCCCGATCGTCTCCATGATGCAGGCTGTCCCCGTCCTCGTTCGTCGGCCGATCGCCGGACCTACACGAGCGCTGCGTTTCGCGATACAGGTCGGTCCAAATCAATTGGAGAGGATTTTCATGGCGGACTATCACGCGCCGACCGGCGAGCAGCTTTTCGTGCTGGAGACGGTCGCGGGGCTGGAGAGCCTGAGTGCGCTGCCCGGCTTTGGTGACGCCACGCCCGAGCTTGCCGGCCAGATCCTCGAGGAATCAGCGCGGCTGGCGGAACAGGGCTTCGCGCCGCTCAACATGATCGGCGATCGCGAGGGCGCGCGGCTGTCGGAAGGCAGGGTGACGCTGCCGGCGGGCTTCGCGGAGGCTTATCGCGATTATGTCGAGGCGGGCTGGAATGGCCTTTCCGCCGACCCCGCGCATGGCGGGCAAGGCCTGCCCTTCGTGCTCTCGGTGGCGGTGCAGGAGCAGTTCACGGCCGCGAACATGGCCTTCTCGCTATGCCCGATGCTCACGCTGAGCGCGATCGAGGCCCTGCAGGCGCATGGCGACGCGGCGATGAAGGCGCTGTACCTGCCGCATCTCGTCTCCGGCCACTGGGCAGGCACGATGTTGCTCACAGAACCGCAGGCGGGCTCCGACGTGGGCGCGCTGCGCACGTCCGCCACGCCTACGGACGATGGCACCTATCGGCTGCGCGGCCAGAAAATCTTCATCACCTGGGGCGAGCATGACCTCGCCGAGAACATCATCCATTTCGTGCTCGCGCGCCTGCCGGACGCCCCGGCGGGGTCGAAAGGGATCAGCCTGTTCCTAGTGCCCAAATATCTGCCGGACGCGGACGGGAAGCCAGGCATACGCAACGACATCCGCTGCATCGCTCTCGAGCACAAGATGGGCATCCATGCCTCGCCCACCTGCACCATGGCGTTGGGCGAGGAGGGGGCGTGCGTCGGCTGGCTGATCGGCCAGCCCCATGGCGGCATGGCGGCGATGTTCACGATGATGAACCACGCCCGCATCAATGTCGGCAATCAGGGCGTCGCCATCGCCGAGCGGGCCTGGCAGGATGCGCGGGCCTATGCAGCGGAACGCGTGCAGTTCGGCCCCATCATTGGCCATGCAGACGTGCGCCGGATGCTGATGACCATGCACAGCCTGACGCAGGCGGCCCGCGCGATCGTCTATGCCAATGCCGCGGCCGTAGACCGGGCGCACAGCGAGCCGGACCCGGAAACACGCGCTTACTGGAAGCGGCGCGCCGATCTGCTGACCCCGATCAGCAAGGCCTGGGCGACCGATGTCGGCATCGAGGTGTCGAGCCTGGCGATCCAGGTGCATGGCGGCGCGGGCTTCATCGAGGAGACGGGCGTCGCCCAGCATTATCGGGACGCGCGCATCGCGGCCATTTACGAAGGGACGAACGGCATTCAGGCCATGGATCTGGCCGGCCGCAAGCTGCGGCTCGACAATGGCAAAGCGATGGCCGAGCTCGAAAGCGCGATCCGGCGCGACATCGATGACTGGCGGGATCAGGAGGCGCGGCAGGCCATGACGGTCGCGCTCGAGCGGCTGGCGCAAGCCCGCGAGGCGATGCTCGCGCATGATTCGGCGGGCGTGGGGGCGGCGGCCTCGCCTTTCCTTGCCCTGTGCGGCGCTGTGGCCGGCGGCTGGCTGCTCGGGCTCCAGGCCGAGGAGGCGGAGAGGCGTCTGGTCGCCGGGCAGGCGGATCAGGGCATGCTGAAGTCCAAGCGTGCGGCTGCGACCTTCTTCCTGCGGCAGCGCCTGCCGGTTGCGCTGGCGCAGATCGAGGCCGTGCGTGCGTCCCCCAGCCAGCTGCTCACCGGGAGCGATTTCCCCTCGGCCTGATCGCATCGCCTGAGAGCCTCAAGTTGATATTATCCATTTCGGTCACCGTTCGGCGCACAGAGAGGCCATGACAAAACGCCGGTCAGGAAGGAATATTATTCAAAATATTCAGTCATTTATAATGAATGTTGCTTTCAGGGCACAGTCGGCTGTTCGTTGTGAAAGGATGATGAACTCCGCTTGAATGAATATATCATGATAGCTAGTTTCCCTCCGCCAGCCTGTGAAACCGGCACGCCAGCATTCGCTGGCACCTCGATAATGAGCAATTCAGCGAGGGTTGGTTTCGCCAGGACTGGTCGGCCCACCAGACGGGCCACTGGTAAGGGAGAGGAACCAATGACTTCCATATTCGGCATCCATTGCAGGCGCGCGGCCCTGGCATGTTCCACCGCGCTCACCGTCTTCACGCTGCCCCAGGCCGTGCATGCGCAGGAAGCGCCGCAAGCCGCCGAGGAGCAGGCGATCGTCGTCACCGGCTCGCGCATCGTGCGCCGCGACTATGAAGCCAACAGCCCGATCGTGACGGCTGGCGAGGAGTTGCTGCAAAGAAGTTCGACCGCAGCGCTGGAAACCAACCTCAACAAGCTGCCCAACTTCACGCCGGTGCAGACGCCGTCGCTAGGCGGGGACATCCAGCCGACCGCGACCAACACGCCGGGCGCGGCGACGGTTTCGCTGCGCGGCCTCGGCACCAACCGCAGCCTCGTGCTGGTTGACGGCCGACGTACGACCCCCGCCAACGCGCTGGGTGTCGTCGACATCAACACCATCCCCTCCGCCGCTATCGAGCGTGTCGAGATCATCACTGGCGGCGCCTCCGCAACCTATGGTGCTGACGCTGTAGCCGGCGTGGTCAACTTCATCCTGAAGAAGAATTTCCAGGGCCTGCAGCTCGATGCCCAGATGGGCATCTCCCAGCGCGGCGATGGTCAGGAATATTCGATCAGCGGCATCATGGGCTCGAACTTCGAGGACGGGCGCGGCAACATCACCATCGGCCTCTCGGTCAACAATCGTGAATCCGCCTATCGCCGTGACCGCCCCTGGTTCCGTGATGCGTGGCAAGATCCGCGCTTCACTGGCAACGAGTTCTTCCCCTACTTCTCGGGCTATCAGCCGATCGGTTCAAATACACCGTCGCAAGCCGTGATGAACTCCATCTTTTCCGGGGCAGCCCCCGGTGCGGTCGGCGCAGGCTCGCGCCTTTACTTCAACGAGGATGGCACGGCTTTCTCCGGTTTCTTCCAGAGCCCGGCGGCAGGCGCCTATCGCTTCAAGGGTGATCTGACTGGCCTCAAGTACAAGAGGCAGGGCGACGGCACGCTGGGTCAGAACTTCCAGGACGAGTTGCTGCTGCTTCCGCTTGAGCGCTACAACATTTACACGCGCGGCAACTACGAGATCAACGACTGGGTTGGCGTGTTCGCGCAGGGCACATTCACCCGTGTGCAAACCCGGACGATCAACCAGCCCTCACCGTCGGTGAACGGCTGGTCGGCAGCCATCCCCAATGACGGCCGCGCGATCCCAACCGAGTTGGCCACGATCCTGAACAGCCGTGCGGATCCAACGGGACCCTGGCAGCTCACTTATTATCTCGACTTCATGAACCGTGAATCGAAGACCGACGTGCTTACCTACAACATGGTCGCCGGCTTCGAAGGCAAGATCCCGGGCACGGACTGGACTTGGGAGGTCTACGGGTCGCAGGGCGAATCGGAGACCAGCTCGCTCATCACCGGTACGGCCTCGCTCGAGCGTTTCCGCGCGGTGATCTCGGCGCCAAATTGGGGCGCCGGCTTCAGGGCGCAGGGCAATGCCGCATTCGGCGGCTTTGGCGCATCCTCAGCGACCTGCACCAGCGGCTTCGATCCTTTCAACAAGTCCACGCCGATCTCGCAGGATTGCATAGACGCGATCAGCGCGCCGCTCTCCAACCGCGCCGTGATGCAGCAGACCGTGTTCGAGGCGAACGCCCAGGGCGGCCTGTTCGAACTGCCCGCCGGACAGGCGCGGGTCGCGCTCGGTGCCAGCTATCGTCAGAATGCCTATGACTTCCACAACGATACGTTGACCGAGCAGGGCACGTCCTTCCTTGACCAGACGATCGGCATCTATCCGAGCGGAAGCTCGGCGGGCACGATCCGTAGCAAGGAGCTCTATGGCGAGTTGCTCATTCCGATCCTGGCGGATCTGCCGCTGGTGAAGAAGTTCGAGCTGAACCTCGGCGCCCGCAACGCGGACTATAACACGACGGGCAATGCGTTCACGTGGAAGGCCGCCGGCGACTGGGAAGTCACCGACTGGCTCCGCGTGCGCGGCGGCTACAACAAGGCGATCCGCGCGCCTAACGTTGCCGAACTCTACCTTGCTCCGCAGCAGACCTTTACGGCAGCTGGTGGCGGTGACGTCTGCCGCCTCAACAACACGCTGGCCTGGTCCGCCAATCCGGCGGCAAATTCGAATGCGGCGAACGTCCGTGCTGTCTGCTCGATCTTGATGAATCAGAACGACGGCACCAGCGGCCGAGACACGGCGGCCGTCTTCTACGGCGACCCGCAGTTCTACAACGCCCTCGGCCCGGCATTCGCATTCCCTACCCTTGTCGGTAACCCGAACATCAAGCCAGAGACGGCGAAGACCTGGACTCTGGGTGCGGTGATCAACTCGCCGTCGTCGAATGAGTTCTTCCGCCGCTTGCGCCTGAGCGTCGACTACTACAACATCAAGGTCGACGACGCGATTGGACCGCTCACGCTGGACACTGCCCAGCGCGCCTGCTTCGATCCGACCTTCAACCCCGCGATCACCAGCAATCCGACTGCGGCTGCGGCCACTGCGCAGTGCCAGGCAATCGGTCGCGTGACGGGAGACGGCGCCCTCGGCAACGTGCAGGTGACCTATCTCAACAATGGTCGCTTCCGCACGCAGGGCATCGACGCTCAGCTCGACTGGGCCTTCCCGGTCGGTCCGGGCACGTTCAGCCTCAACACCGTCTTCAACTATCTGCTCACGCTCAAGTCCGCTCCGCTTCCGGCTTCTGCCGGCGCGGCGGGTCAGCTGGTGGAATATGCGGGGACGCTGGGCCCGGCAGGCAGCAATGCCATCGCCGAGAATGGGCTTAATCCGGGCGCCTTCCGCTGGAAGTTGTTCAACACCTTCACCTATGGTGTCGGTCCGGTGTCTGTGTCGCTGCAGTGGCAGCATCTCCCGGCGGCCAAGTCGATCGCCTACACATCGAATAACGCCACGCCCTTCGTCGGTGCTCCCGCCTACGATCTGTTCAACCTGAACGGCAGCTTCTCAGTGACAAAGACGGCGTCGCTGCGCTGGGGTGTGGATAATCTGTTCGACAAGGCCCCGCCGCTGGTGGAATATAATGCTTCCAGCACGGGTCTGGCGAACGGCATTGGCGCGAGCCCGTTCAACGCCTACTTCTATGACTTGAATGGCCGGCGGTTCTACATCGGCGGAAGTTTCAAGTTCTGATCGACCGGAAGATGAGGGGCTGCCGGACCGGCGGCCCCTCCATCCAGACATCCGGCGAGCACTGCTCTCGCTGGGCGCTGTGATCTCGCCCCGGCTGGAAGCGGAAGGCGGACAAAGCGACGGTTCATCGAGGGAGGGGAAAGAATGGCAAGGCAGGCAAAGCGGTTTCTGAGCACCGCGCTGCTGGCACTGGCCCTCGCCGGCTGCGGCGGCGGCAGGGAGGAAGCGGACAAGGGCCCGGGCGCGATCGACCAGGCCCGGCTCGAAGCGGCCGCAAGCGATGACGACAACTGGCTGACCTACGGCCGCACATATGCCGAGCAGCGCTTCTCCAACCTCACGCAGATCAATGACGGCAATGTCGGCGAATTGTCGCCGGCATGGGTCGTCGAGCTGGACACCACGCGCGGGCAGGAAGGCACGCCGATCGTGGTCGACGGCATCCTCTACACCTCCACCGCATGGTCCAAGGTGGTCGCCGTCAACGCCGCGACCGGGCAGAAGCTCTGGCAGTTCGATCCGGAGAATGAGGGCTCCAAGGCGGCCCATGCCTGCTGCGACGTCGTCAATCGCGGCATCGCGGTGTGGAAGGGCCGGGTCTATGTCGGCACCATCGACGGCCGGCTCATCGCCATCGACGCGAAGACCGGCCAGAAGGTCTGGGAAACCGTCACCGTCGACCAGAAGAAGCCCTACACCATCACCATGGCGCCGCGCGTCGTGCGCGACAAGGTCATCATCGGCAACAGCGGCGCGGAACTGGGCGTGCGCGGCTATGTCTCGGCTTATGACACGGCGACGGGCAAGCTCGTCTGGCGCTTCTACACCGTGCCGGGCAATCCGGCGGACGGGCCCGACGGCGCCGCCTCGGACGAAGCCATCGAGAAGCTCGCCCGGCCGACATGGTCCGGCGACAATTACTGGAAGCTGGGCGGTGGCGGAACGGTGTGGGATTCCGTCGTCTACGATCAGGAGCTGAACCAGCTCCTCGTCGGCGTCGGCAACGGCTCGCCCTGGAATCACAAATGGCGTAGCGAAGGCAAGGGCGACAATCTGTTCCTTTCCTCCATCGTCGCGCTCGATCCGGACACCGGCAAGTACAAGTGGCACTATCAGGTCAATCCCGGCGAGACATGGGACTATACCGCCACGCAGGGCATCATGCTCGCCGACCTCAAGATCGACGGCAAGGACCGCAAGGTCTTCATGCAGGCGCCGAAGAACGCCTTCTTCTATGTGGTCGATCGCACTAACGGCAAGCTGATCTCGGCCAAGCCCTATGCCTATCAGAACTGGGCCGAGGGCATCGATCTCAAGACCGGCCGCCCGATAGAGAAGCCCAATGTGCGCTATGAGGACGGGCCGCAGCTCATCATCCCGTCGGGCATCGGCGCCCATGCCTGGATGCCGATGAGCTATTCGCCCAAGACCGGTCTCGTTTACATCCCCGCGATGGAGCATCCGCTGGTCTATGGCGACGCCAAGCCGTTCGAGATTCACGAGGGTCGCTGGAACACGGCCGTCTCCTTCCTCGATCCGCCGCCGCTCCCCGGCCTGCCGGACACGGTGGAGGGGCGCCGCAAGGCGCTCGAGGGCATGGTGAAGGGCAAGCTGGTCGCTTACGATCCGATCGCACAGAAGCCGGTCTGGGAAGTGCAGCGCGACTGGCCGTGGAACGGCGGCACACTGGCCACCGCTGGCAATCTCGTCTTCCAGGGCACCGCGAAAGGCGATTTCGAGGCTTATCGGGCCGACAACGGGCAGAAGCTCTGGTCCTTCCAGACGCATCGTGGCGTGCTCGCCGGGCCGATCACCTATCGCGTCAATGGCGAGCAATATGTCGCGGTGATGGCGGGCTATGGCGGATCGATGGGCATGGCCTCGGGCACGCCGTTCATGAAGAACAAGATGCCCAACGGCCTCATCATCGCCTTCAAGCTGAAGGGCAAGGCCACGCTGCCGCCCTATACGCCGATCCCGCTCGACAAGCCGACCCCGAGCGACGAGCGGTTCACGGCGGCGCAGATCGCCACCGGGCAGAAATATTTCTTCACCTTCTGCCAGATCTGCCATGGCGGCCCGGTCAACCCGGATCTGCGGCGCTCGACGCTGCTGCGGGAGAAGGACGTGTGGCAGCAGGTGGTCATCGATGGCGCCTTGTCGCAGAACGGCATGGCGAGCTTCCGCGACTATCTCACGCCCGCGCAGGCGGAAGGCATCCGCGCCTATCTGAACCAGCGCGCGAAGGAACTGCTGAAGGAAGAGGAAGCGAAGGGCGCCAAGGCGGACTGAGCTGCCTCTTCTCGCTTCGTGGGTGCGGCAGGCGCAAGGCCTGATGTGGCCGCGCACAGGAGCGATCCATGAATTGCGCCGTGCCGTCGGCGCAACCGAGCGCTGATGGAAAGCGGCATAGCCGTGGACTGCCGGCCCAGCTTTGCTGGGTCGGCAAGGCCCGGAATCATGCATCCTGGCGAGGCAAAAAGGCGCGCTGGCGGGATCCCGGCGAAAAGGACCGCGCCATCCTATTCCTGGCCTTGAAAGCGCAAGGCATTTGACCCAGTTCAGGGCCGGGACGCTGTGTCCCTCAAAACCATGGAAGCTCGTTGATCGAGTGAATCGATCTTTGGGCTCACTTTAATCAATTTTGTGCATTTAAGCCGGACGCCTATCTAAAGGTCGTCATTCAACCCAAGGAGCAGACCATGAGTCTCGTCAATACCCCGATGAAGCCGTTCGCAGCCACTGCCTTCAAGGAAGGCAAGTTCGTCGACGTCACCGACGCGGACGTGAAGGGCAAGTGGGCGGTCTTCTTCTTCTATCCTGCCGACTTCACCTTCGTCTGCCCGACGGAGCTGGAGGATCTGGCCGACATCTACCCCACGCTGCAGGGCATGGGCGTGGAAGTCTACTCGGTCTCGACCGACACGCATTTCTGCCACAAGGCATGGCATGACACCTCGCCGGCCATCGGCAAGATCAATTATTACATGCTGGGCGACCAGAACCACAGCATCTCGAACAATTTCGAGATCCTGCGCGAAGGCGTCGGCCTCGCTGATCGCGGCACCTTCGTCGTCGATCCGGACGGCATCATCCAGCTCGTCGAGATCACGCCGGAAGGCGTCGGCCGCAACGCGACAGAGCTTTTGCGGAAGATCAAGGCGCTTCAGTACTGGGCCAGCCATCCTGGCGAAGTGTGCCCCGCCAAGTGGGAAGAAGGCGAGAAGACTCTTGCGCCTTCGCTCGACCTGGTCGGCAAGATCTAATCAGTTCTCCCACGGTTCCGGGGCCCTTCGGGGTTCCGGGATCGGGAGCAGCCCGACCCCTGGCTGTCAGGCAAGGGGCAGGGGGTGAGGCGCACGCAGCGATCTGCGAAAATCCCGCCCTGACCCCGGCCCCTCTCCTGAAGAGAAGGGGGTTTCATCCAAAGGAGCTCACTATGTTGGACGCCGCGATCAAGACCCAGCTGCAGGCCTATATGGCCAACATCAAGCTGCCGATCGAGCTGGTGCCCTCGCTCGACGGCGGCGCCAAATCGGCCGAACTGCGCGACCTGCTCCACGAAATCGAAGGGCTGAGCCCCCTCGTCACGCTGGCAGCGGACGAAGGCGATGCGCGCAAGCCCAGCTTCCTCATCCGCCGCGCGGGCACGGACATCGGCGTGCGCTTCGCCGGCATTCCCCTCGGCCACGAGTTCACCTCGCTGGTGCTCGCCTTGCTGCAGGTCGGCGGCCATCCGCCCAAGGTGGATGATGACGTGATCGCGCAAGTGAAGGCACTGGAAGGCGACTTCGTCTTCGAGACCTATTTCTCGCTCTCCTGCCAGAACTGCCCGGACGTGGTGCAGGCGCTGAACCTGATGAGCGTGCTCAATCCGCGCATCCGCCACACCGCGATCGACGGCGCCCTGTTCAAGGCCGAAGTGGACGAGCGCAAGGTGATGGCTGTGCCCACCGTCTATCTCAACGGCGAGGTGTTCGCGTCCGGCCGCATGGACATCGAACAGATCATCGCGAAGCTGGACACCGGCGCGACGGCCCGCGCGGCCGAGAAGATCGCTGCCAAGGAGCCGTTCGACGTGCTCGTGGTGGGCGGCGGACCGGCCGGTGCGGCAGCGGCGATCTATGCCGCGCGCAAGGGCATCCGCACCGGCATCGTCGCCGAGCGCTTCGGCGGGCAGGTGCTCGACACCATGGCCATCGAGAACTTCATTTCCGTGCCCCACACGGAAGGGCCCAAGCTCGCCGCCGCGCTGGAGCAGCACGTCAAGGATTATGACGTGGACATCATGAACGTGCAGAAGGCGAAGAAGCTCGTGCCGGCGAAGACGCCCGGCGGCTATGCCGAAGTGCAGCTCGAGAGCGGCGCCTCGCTAAAGGCCAAGGCCGTGATCCTCTCCACCGGCGCGCGCTGGCGGCAGATGAACGTGCCGGGCGAGGACGAGTATCGCAACAAGGGCGTCGCTTATTGCCCGCACTGCGATGGCCCGCTGTTCAAGGGCAAGCGCGTCGCCGTGATCGGCGGAGGCAATAGCGGCGTGGAAGCGGCGATCGATCTCGCCGGCATCGTGGCGCATGTGACGCTGATCGAGTTCGACAGCCAGCTGCGCGCCGACGCGGTGCTCCAGCGCAAGCTCTACAGCCTGCCCAACGTCACGGTCATCACCTCGGCCCAGACGACAGAAGTGCATGGCGACGGCGAGAAGGTGATCGGCCTGACCTACAAGGATCGCAACAGCGGGCAATCCCATCTGTTGGAGCTGGAAGGCATCTTCGTGCAGATCGGGCTCGTGCCGAACACGGAGTTCCTGGTCGATACGGTCGGCCTCTCCAGTCGCGGCGAGATCGAGGTGGACGCGCGGGCGCATACGTCCCAGCAGGGCATCTTCGCGGCCGGCGACTGCACCACCGTGCCTTACAAGCAGATCGTCATTGCCATGGGACAGGGTTCCACCGCCGCCCTCTCGGCCTTCGACTATCTCATCCGGCTCGCGCCTGCCGACGAACAGGCGAAGGCGGCATAAAAGCCACAACCGGGCGGGAGAGGCGCCGGGAGTTTCCCCGGCCCGGCGCCTCCACCTTGCAACACCTTGATGAGCCGGTAGACTTCCGGTCAACGATCCGCCCCTTGCGCGGTTCAACGTCAATCAAGGATATGCATCGATGCACGCCAGGTTCGTTCTCACATCCCTGACGGCTCTTGCCGCCGTTTTCGCGACACCCGCCATGACCCAGACCAGCAACAGCATCACAGCCGAATGGACCGGACCTTATGGCGGCGTGCCCGCCTGGGACAAGGTGAAGGTGGCGGACTTTCCGCCCGCCTTCGAGGCGATGATGGCCTCGATCAAGGCCGACTTCGAGAAAGTGGTGTCCAGCAAGGCGGCGCCCACCTTCGACAACACGATCGCCGCCATGCAGACGGAAACGCTCGACGACCGGGTGATGCCGATCTGGGGCGTCTACACCTCCAATCTCTCCAATGACGAGGTGCGCGCGCTGCAGCGCGACTGGAGCCCGAAGCTGAGCGCTTTCTACAGCCAGCTCACGCTCGACCCGCGCTACTTCCCCCGCGTGAAGGCCCTCTATGACAAGCGGGCCACGTTGGGGCTGGACGCCAAGCAGATGCGCCTGCTCGAGCGCACCTATGACAATCTCGTGGCCAATGGCGCGCAACTCGACGCGGCGCAGAAGAAGGAGCTGGTGCGGCTCGGCACCGAGCTGGCCCAGCTCTACAGCACTTTCTCCAACAATCTGCTGGCCGATGAGGAGAAATATCTCACCTTCACCAGCGAGGCCGACCTGGCAGGGCTGGAGCGCGACTTCATCGCCACGATGAAATCCGCGGCGGAAGAGCGCAAGGTGCAGGGCTGGGTGCTGGTCAACACGCGCAGCTTCGTCTCGCCATTCCTCGAAAGCTCGACGCGGCGCGATCTGCGCGAGAAAGTGTTCAAGGCCTTCGCGAACCGCGGCGACAATGGCGACGCGCATGACAACAATGCCGTGATCGCGAAGATCGTGGCGCTGCGCGCGGAGCGGGCGAAGCTGCTCGGCTTCCCCACCCATGCCCATTTCCGCATGCGCGACACCATGGCCGGCACGCCGGAAAAGGCGATGGACCTCATGATGAAGGTGTGGCCGGCGGCCGTCGCGCGGGTCGATCAGGAAGTCGCCGACATGCAGGCCATTGCCGATGAGGAAGCCAAGGCGGGCAAGGGGCCCGGGATCGTCATCGAGCCCTGGGACTATCGCTTCTATGCGGAGAAGGTCCGCAAGGCCAAGTACGACCTCGACCAGAATGAGGTGAAGCCCTATTTCCAGCTCGACAAGATGGTCGCCGCCATGTTCGACGCGGCGGGGCGGCTCTATGGCTTCAGCTTCACCGAGAATACGGGCAAGGTGCCGGTGTTCCACCCCGACATCCGCACGTTCGAAGTGACGCGGAACGGCAAGGTGGTCGGCCTCTTCTATCTCGACACCTGGGCTCGCACCGGCAAGCGCTCGGGCGCCTGGATGACGACCTACAAGAGCCAGAATCACCTCAATGACAGCGAATATGTGCTGGCATCCAACAATAATAATTTCGCCAAGGGGCAGCCGGGCCAGCCCACGCTCATCAGCCTCGATGATGCAAGCACGCTGTTCCACGAGTTCGGTCACGCGCTGCATTATCTGAGCTACGACATCACATGGCCGGGGCTGGGCGGCACGCCGCGCGACTTCGTGGAATATCCGAGCCAGGTGAACGAGAACTGGCTGCTCACGCCTTATGTGCTCGAGACCTATGCGCGCCACTACCAGACCG
Proteins encoded:
- the dctA gene encoding C4-dicarboxylate transporter DctA, translated to MKRSGAPGRRFAWSRQLYVQVLIAIVAGVLLGTLRPEWGSAMKPLADGFIKLIKMVIAPVIFLTLVSGIAHMRALGELGRVAARAFGYFIVVSTLALVVGLVVANVAQPGAGLNIDPRTLDSEAVSGYVGAAAHSSLSAFLLDIIPTTPLSALTEGSILQVLFVAVLFGITIALVGEPAEPVVDLVDRLAVIVFRLVALLMRLAPVGAFAAMAYTIGHYGLGVLGNLVGLVAAFYLTSALFVLLVLGAIARANGFSILRLIAYLRSELLLVLGTSSSEAALPPLIARLESAGCAPGIVGLVVPLGYSFNLDGTNIYMTLAALFIAQACGVDLSLGEQIALLTVAVISSKGAAGVTGAGFITLAATLAVVPSVPIAGMALILGIDRFMSECRALTNFIGNAVATIVVAKWEGELDRDMLARALGK
- a CDS encoding acyl-CoA dehydrogenase → MADYHAPTGEQLFVLETVAGLESLSALPGFGDATPELAGQILEESARLAEQGFAPLNMIGDREGARLSEGRVTLPAGFAEAYRDYVEAGWNGLSADPAHGGQGLPFVLSVAVQEQFTAANMAFSLCPMLTLSAIEALQAHGDAAMKALYLPHLVSGHWAGTMLLTEPQAGSDVGALRTSATPTDDGTYRLRGQKIFITWGEHDLAENIIHFVLARLPDAPAGSKGISLFLVPKYLPDADGKPGIRNDIRCIALEHKMGIHASPTCTMALGEEGACVGWLIGQPHGGMAAMFTMMNHARINVGNQGVAIAERAWQDARAYAAERVQFGPIIGHADVRRMLMTMHSLTQAARAIVYANAAAVDRAHSEPDPETRAYWKRRADLLTPISKAWATDVGIEVSSLAIQVHGGAGFIEETGVAQHYRDARIAAIYEGTNGIQAMDLAGRKLRLDNGKAMAELESAIRRDIDDWRDQEARQAMTVALERLAQAREAMLAHDSAGVGAAASPFLALCGAVAGGWLLGLQAEEAERRLVAGQADQGMLKSKRAAATFFLRQRLPVALAQIEAVRASPSQLLTGSDFPSA
- a CDS encoding TonB-dependent receptor domain-containing protein, with the translated sequence MTSIFGIHCRRAALACSTALTVFTLPQAVHAQEAPQAAEEQAIVVTGSRIVRRDYEANSPIVTAGEELLQRSSTAALETNLNKLPNFTPVQTPSLGGDIQPTATNTPGAATVSLRGLGTNRSLVLVDGRRTTPANALGVVDINTIPSAAIERVEIITGGASATYGADAVAGVVNFILKKNFQGLQLDAQMGISQRGDGQEYSISGIMGSNFEDGRGNITIGLSVNNRESAYRRDRPWFRDAWQDPRFTGNEFFPYFSGYQPIGSNTPSQAVMNSIFSGAAPGAVGAGSRLYFNEDGTAFSGFFQSPAAGAYRFKGDLTGLKYKRQGDGTLGQNFQDELLLLPLERYNIYTRGNYEINDWVGVFAQGTFTRVQTRTINQPSPSVNGWSAAIPNDGRAIPTELATILNSRADPTGPWQLTYYLDFMNRESKTDVLTYNMVAGFEGKIPGTDWTWEVYGSQGESETSSLITGTASLERFRAVISAPNWGAGFRAQGNAAFGGFGASSATCTSGFDPFNKSTPISQDCIDAISAPLSNRAVMQQTVFEANAQGGLFELPAGQARVALGASYRQNAYDFHNDTLTEQGTSFLDQTIGIYPSGSSAGTIRSKELYGELLIPILADLPLVKKFELNLGARNADYNTTGNAFTWKAAGDWEVTDWLRVRGGYNKAIRAPNVAELYLAPQQTFTAAGGGDVCRLNNTLAWSANPAANSNAANVRAVCSILMNQNDGTSGRDTAAVFYGDPQFYNALGPAFAFPTLVGNPNIKPETAKTWTLGAVINSPSSNEFFRRLRLSVDYYNIKVDDAIGPLTLDTAQRACFDPTFNPAITSNPTAAAATAQCQAIGRVTGDGALGNVQVTYLNNGRFRTQGIDAQLDWAFPVGPGTFSLNTVFNYLLTLKSAPLPASAGAAGQLVEYAGTLGPAGSNAIAENGLNPGAFRWKLFNTFTYGVGPVSVSLQWQHLPAAKSIAYTSNNATPFVGAPAYDLFNLNGSFSVTKTASLRWGVDNLFDKAPPLVEYNASSTGLANGIGASPFNAYFYDLNGRRFYIGGSFKF